From one Chloroflexota bacterium genomic stretch:
- a CDS encoding uracil-DNA glycosylase: MDDLAARRAQLEALRERIAVCRACLEAGYWVHPRPIYSGHVGARIMVIGQAPGITEVEAGRPFNAGSGSRLFRWLADAGIEETWFRRTQYMTSVTKCYPGRAKSGSGDRAPSRKEQMLCRPFLEAEIALVDPELILPVGRLAINMFYPQKARLSEIIGTEKQVEGRWVVPLPHPSGASRWHQSEANRALVRQAVARIAAHMARMFPDGIGGIKEE; this comes from the coding sequence ATGGACGATCTGGCTGCCCGTCGTGCCCAACTGGAGGCGCTGCGGGAACGCATTGCTGTGTGTCGTGCCTGTTTAGAGGCGGGCTATTGGGTGCACCCCCGCCCGATTTATTCCGGCCATGTGGGGGCGCGCATCATGGTCATTGGCCAGGCCCCCGGCATCACCGAAGTGGAAGCCGGGCGGCCGTTCAACGCGGGCAGCGGCTCGCGCCTCTTCCGCTGGCTGGCCGACGCGGGCATCGAGGAAACCTGGTTCCGCCGCACGCAATACATGACCTCGGTCACCAAGTGTTATCCTGGCCGCGCCAAATCGGGCAGTGGTGACCGCGCCCCAAGCCGCAAAGAGCAGATGCTCTGCCGCCCTTTCCTGGAAGCCGAAATCGCCCTGGTGGACCCCGAACTGATTTTGCCTGTGGGGCGGTTGGCAATCAATATGTTTTACCCCCAAAAGGCCAGGCTGAGCGAAATCATTGGCACCGAAAAGCAGGTTGAGGGGCGTTGGGTGGTGCCGCTGCCGCACCCCTCCGGGGCCAGCCGCTGGCATCAGAGCGAAGCCAACCGTGCCCTGGTGCGGCAGGCGGTGGCGCGCATTGCGGCCCACATGGCACGCATGTTCCCCGACGGCATCGGTGGGATAAAAGAGGAATAG